One window of Desulfovibrio subterraneus genomic DNA carries:
- a CDS encoding motility protein A, whose translation MDIATLIGILGSLGLIVGAIAVGGSMGGFVDIPSVIVVVGGTFAVAFVMFPLKTILSAAKVIMKTFFAKPPELTDSIQTLIGLAEKARKESLVALEKVSVENPFMKRGILLVSDGTEESIVRAVMELEMSNMVKRHRTGQEILKGMGTMAPAFGMIGTLIGLVQMLQNLDDPSSIGPAMAVALLTTFYGAIMANCLFLPMAKKLEERSNEEALNMELIMEGVLAILNGEHPSIVKEKLDSFLPPGQRQSR comes from the coding sequence ATGGATATAGCAACGTTAATTGGTATTCTTGGCTCTCTCGGCCTCATTGTCGGTGCCATCGCCGTAGGCGGCAGCATGGGGGGCTTTGTAGACATCCCCTCTGTCATCGTTGTTGTCGGCGGTACGTTCGCCGTCGCATTCGTCATGTTCCCGCTCAAAACGATTCTCAGTGCCGCCAAGGTCATCATGAAGACCTTCTTCGCCAAACCGCCGGAACTGACTGATTCCATTCAGACCCTTATCGGCCTCGCTGAAAAAGCGCGAAAGGAAAGCCTTGTGGCGCTGGAAAAGGTTTCCGTTGAAAACCCGTTCATGAAGCGCGGCATTCTGCTTGTTTCCGACGGTACCGAGGAATCCATTGTCAGAGCCGTCATGGAACTGGAAATGTCCAACATGGTGAAACGCCACCGCACCGGACAGGAAATCCTCAAGGGCATGGGCACAATGGCTCCCGCCTTCGGTATGATCGGAACGCTGATCGGCCTTGTGCAGATGCTCCAGAACCTTGATGATCCTTCTTCCATCGGCCCCGCAATGGCCGTTGCACTGCTGACCACTTTTTACGGTGCCATCATGGCAAACTGCCTGTTCCTGCCCATGGCCAAGAAACTGGAAGAACGTTCCAATGAAGAAGCCCTGAACATGGAACTCATCATGGAAGGCGTTCTTGCCATTCTGAACGGCGAACACCCCAGCATAGTAAAAGAAAAACTGGATTCATTCCTTCCTCCCGGCCAGAGACAAAGCAGGTAA
- a CDS encoding SpoIIE family protein phosphatase: MTTTANPAPAILIADDSRMTRASLKAMLGDTRTLHEAETGAAALESYLTFKPDIILLDLLMPEENGLAVIRSIRKDHNDTDTYIIVLTGEEDPDLHTLSLNMGANDFLAKPFSKAELLARIGVAERQTAITKQLREYSTRIRKEIELVAHLQQKLLPDASPLIPGIRIESIYNPSGHASGDYYDYFTLPDGVTLRAIIADVSGHGARAAFIMGIVRTLFRLTQMRTTTLVDTVQLINKHLLETIGTEADFVTLFCVDFDTRNGSLEYINAGHCPAILRHPDGTIETLHANVPLLGFFDVATESLHCSFKSGSRILLYTDGFFDWRMTDGALFSLSRFLEIASAHMSVPADYVDSLQNSLTQEAGGKQNFRDDVTALWIAMG; the protein is encoded by the coding sequence ATGACAACCACAGCAAACCCCGCCCCCGCAATACTCATCGCAGATGATTCGCGAATGACCCGGGCCTCCCTCAAGGCAATGCTCGGCGACACGAGAACCCTGCATGAAGCGGAAACGGGAGCGGCTGCGCTGGAAAGCTATCTCACATTCAAGCCGGACATTATCCTGCTTGATCTGCTCATGCCGGAAGAAAACGGTCTCGCTGTTATCCGCAGCATCCGCAAGGATCATAACGACACAGACACCTACATCATCGTCCTCACCGGCGAGGAAGACCCCGATCTGCACACCCTGTCCCTCAACATGGGGGCAAATGACTTTCTTGCAAAACCCTTCAGCAAGGCGGAGTTGCTTGCGCGCATCGGTGTTGCCGAACGGCAGACCGCAATAACCAAGCAGCTGCGGGAATATTCCACACGTATCCGCAAGGAAATAGAACTGGTCGCCCACCTGCAGCAAAAACTGCTGCCGGATGCAAGCCCGCTTATTCCCGGCATCCGCATAGAGAGCATATACAATCCGTCCGGGCATGCGAGCGGTGATTACTATGACTACTTCACCCTGCCGGACGGGGTAACACTGCGGGCCATAATTGCGGATGTTTCCGGCCACGGCGCACGGGCCGCCTTCATCATGGGCATTGTGCGCACCCTGTTCCGCCTGACCCAGATGCGGACCACAACACTGGTGGATACTGTGCAGCTCATAAACAAGCACCTGCTCGAAACCATTGGGACGGAAGCGGACTTCGTCACGCTTTTCTGTGTGGACTTCGACACGCGGAACGGATCGCTGGAATACATTAACGCGGGGCATTGCCCGGCCATTCTGCGGCACCCGGACGGCACCATAGAAACCTTGCATGCCAATGTTCCCCTGCTCGGCTTCTTTGATGTCGCAACTGAATCACTGCATTGCAGCTTCAAATCCGGCAGCCGGATACTTCTTTATACGGATGGATTCTTCGACTGGCGAATGACGGACGGAGCCCTGTTCTCACTTTCCCGTTTTCTGGAGATAGCTTCGGCGCACATGTCTGTTCCTGCCGACTACGTTGATTCGTTACAAAATAGCTTGACGCAGGAGGCGGGAGGAAAGCAGAATTTCAGGGATGATGTAACCGCACTCTGGATTGCAATGGGGTAG
- the dapF gene encoding diaminopimelate epimerase, translated as MNAVPIHKMQGCGNDFVFIDNRKLALPVSAMADWAKKVCRRAFGVGADGLVFLEEAPDASVDYRWHFYNADGSRAEMCGNASRCAGLLAVKLGFAGPVHTFGSDAGPIRAEVDVENCEVKVQLTPPKGLELNKSVDMPGLEGTIHFVNTGVPHAVYIHDDAAGLNVKTLGAHVRYHAAFAPAGTNANFVTVLDRNNIHLRTYERGVEDETYACGTGAAAGVVVTNALGLTESSVNVRSSGGEILGISIENGCVHLKGKALNVYSGEMYLEALGLTLP; from the coding sequence ATGAATGCAGTCCCCATCCATAAGATGCAGGGCTGCGGCAACGACTTCGTGTTCATTGACAACAGAAAGCTTGCGCTGCCCGTGTCAGCCATGGCGGACTGGGCAAAAAAAGTCTGCCGCCGCGCCTTTGGCGTCGGAGCAGACGGCCTTGTCTTTCTTGAAGAGGCTCCCGATGCCTCAGTTGATTACCGCTGGCATTTCTACAACGCAGACGGTTCCCGGGCAGAAATGTGCGGCAATGCATCGCGTTGCGCCGGTCTGCTGGCAGTAAAGCTGGGATTTGCCGGTCCGGTGCACACCTTCGGGTCCGACGCAGGCCCCATCCGTGCTGAGGTGGATGTCGAGAACTGCGAGGTAAAGGTACAGCTCACCCCGCCCAAGGGACTTGAACTGAACAAGTCCGTCGATATGCCCGGTCTTGAAGGCACAATTCACTTCGTGAACACTGGTGTACCGCACGCCGTTTACATCCATGACGATGCGGCAGGTCTGAACGTGAAAACCCTTGGTGCGCATGTCCGCTATCACGCGGCATTCGCCCCTGCCGGAACCAACGCGAACTTTGTGACCGTGCTGGACCGGAATAACATTCATCTGCGCACCTACGAACGCGGCGTGGAAGACGAAACCTATGCCTGCGGCACTGGTGCCGCGGCAGGTGTGGTTGTCACCAACGCTCTGGGACTTACGGAATCATCCGTCAATGTCCGCAGCTCCGGCGGTGAAATACTCGGCATATCCATTGAAAATGGATGCGTCCACCTCAAGGGCAAGGCGCTGAACGTCTATTCCGGTGAAATGTATCTTGAGGCTCTCGGCCTCACCCTACCCTAA
- the modB gene encoding molybdate ABC transporter permease subunit — protein MQLQEVLIPLLLTLKVVFWSTLIAAGAGIIAAYLLCRKNFPGRDWLDAACSLPLVLPPTVLGYYLIVVIGRNGLLGQWLEQELGIRLMFTWQGAVVAAAVVSFPLVFKSARAAFESVPPSYLQAARILGAGEWEIFFRVTLPLAFRGVLAGTMLAFARGMGEFGATLMVAGNLPGRTQTLSLAVYSAVQAGNDGLATILVCVVSIVCVVLLVVTGKLVSPNNA, from the coding sequence ATGCAATTACAGGAAGTGCTGATCCCGCTGTTGCTGACACTGAAGGTGGTCTTCTGGTCCACGCTTATCGCTGCCGGTGCCGGCATTATTGCTGCCTATCTGCTTTGCAGGAAGAATTTTCCGGGGCGCGACTGGCTTGATGCCGCATGTTCGCTGCCTCTGGTGCTGCCCCCCACCGTGCTCGGCTATTATCTGATTGTCGTGATAGGCAGAAACGGCTTGCTTGGGCAGTGGCTTGAGCAGGAGCTGGGCATACGCCTCATGTTTACGTGGCAGGGGGCTGTTGTCGCTGCTGCTGTCGTCTCCTTTCCTCTTGTTTTCAAATCCGCCCGTGCCGCCTTTGAGAGTGTGCCGCCCAGTTATCTGCAGGCCGCACGCATTCTTGGAGCAGGCGAGTGGGAGATATTCTTCAGGGTCACATTGCCTCTGGCATTCAGAGGCGTGCTCGCAGGCACCATGCTCGCCTTTGCCCGCGGCATGGGCGAATTCGGCGCAACTCTCATGGTGGCGGGCAACCTGCCCGGACGCACGCAGACCCTTTCCCTTGCCGTATACAGTGCGGTTCAGGCTGGTAACGACGGGCTCGCAACGATACTCGTCTGCGTTGTCAGCATCGTCTGCGTGGTATTGCTGGTAGTAACGGGGAAATTGGTTTCTCCGAATAACGCATGA
- the dapA gene encoding 4-hydroxy-tetrahydrodipicolinate synthase, which yields MQFTGAFTALVTPFKDGVIDEERYRELIEWQIEQGINGLVPCGTTGESATLSHEEHREVIRICVEQANKRVPVLAGAGSNNTKEAIDLTRFAKEAGADGALLITPYYNKPTQEGLYQHFKAIAGEVDMPFVLYNVPGRTGTNMLPCTLARLFKDIPQVKGVKEATANLTQVSDIIEQCGPDFQVLSGDDFTVLPLLSLGGCGVISVVSNIIPGKMSSMCKAFKEGDIATARKLHFGMQGLCRAMFIETNPIPVKTALSMMGKIGLELRLPLVPLMENNEKTLRCCLQSHGLLG from the coding sequence ATGCAGTTTACGGGTGCGTTTACAGCGCTGGTAACGCCTTTCAAGGATGGCGTTATCGATGAAGAGCGCTACAGGGAACTGATCGAGTGGCAGATTGAACAGGGCATCAACGGTCTCGTCCCCTGCGGCACAACCGGTGAGTCCGCCACTCTTTCACACGAGGAACATCGCGAAGTCATCCGCATTTGTGTGGAACAGGCCAACAAGCGGGTGCCGGTTCTGGCCGGTGCAGGTTCCAATAATACCAAAGAAGCCATCGATCTCACCAGATTCGCCAAAGAAGCCGGTGCCGACGGTGCTCTGCTCATCACGCCCTACTACAACAAACCCACGCAGGAAGGGCTGTATCAGCACTTCAAGGCCATTGCCGGCGAAGTGGACATGCCCTTTGTTCTCTACAATGTTCCCGGCCGCACCGGCACCAACATGCTGCCCTGTACCCTTGCCCGTCTGTTCAAGGATATTCCGCAGGTGAAGGGTGTGAAGGAAGCCACGGCCAACCTGACTCAGGTTTCAGACATCATCGAACAGTGCGGACCGGACTTCCAGGTTCTTTCCGGCGACGATTTCACTGTGCTGCCTCTGCTTTCTCTCGGCGGTTGCGGTGTTATTTCCGTTGTGTCCAACATCATTCCCGGAAAGATGTCGAGCATGTGCAAAGCCTTCAAGGAAGGTGACATCGCCACGGCCCGCAAGCTGCACTTCGGTATGCAGGGCCTGTGCAGAGCCATGTTCATAGAAACCAACCCCATTCCCGTAAAAACCGCCCTTTCCATGATGGGCAAGATAGGCCTTGAGCTGCGCCTGCCTCTTGTTCCCCTCATGGAAAATAACGAGAAGACCCTGCGGTGCTGCCTGCAGTCCCACGGCCTGCTCGGCTAG
- the dtd gene encoding D-aminoacyl-tRNA deacylase: MKLLIQRAKQGRVTVDGNIVGSIGTGLVVLVGFGQHDDESLPAKKIWQTLLSKMLELRIFPDKAGKMNLSLPEFGGQILLVPQFTLYADVRRGRRPSFTNACPPPVALALFERFVHDVRSAMPGPQDVQCGCFGAEMDVSLTNWGPVTIALTDSDFEKS; this comes from the coding sequence ATGAAACTGCTCATCCAGAGGGCAAAGCAAGGCCGGGTAACGGTGGACGGCAACATTGTCGGCAGCATCGGCACCGGTCTTGTGGTTCTTGTCGGTTTCGGCCAGCATGACGATGAATCACTGCCTGCAAAGAAAATTTGGCAGACACTGTTGAGCAAGATGCTGGAACTGCGTATATTTCCGGATAAGGCAGGAAAAATGAATCTCAGCCTGCCGGAGTTCGGTGGCCAGATTCTGCTCGTTCCTCAATTTACACTCTATGCCGATGTCCGGCGCGGCAGAAGGCCATCATTTACAAATGCCTGCCCGCCGCCTGTCGCTCTCGCTCTCTTCGAGCGGTTCGTGCACGATGTGCGCAGCGCAATGCCCGGACCGCAAGACGTGCAATGCGGTTGTTTCGGGGCGGAAATGGACGTTTCGCTCACAAACTGGGGCCCGGTGACAATAGCTCTTACAGACAGCGACTTCGAGAAATCATGA
- a CDS encoding ABC transporter ATP-binding protein, giving the protein MQFDIDIEVRLGDCRKSLFCRKEGRVFELKTRLACDVRNLVLAGPSGSGKSITLQAVAGLVQPDSGRIAIGSHVFYDSAQGINVLPQQRRIGYVFQDYALFPHCTVRENVVFGMKRWSKRLSREELKTVDEVLDVFGLGQIANARPAAISGGQRQRTALARALASKPEVLLLDEPFSALDQPLRLRMREELARILNHYSIPMILVTHDIDEACYFADTVAVYAEGGVRDILDAEELAGRGENMAGSVGTVIQSAYNLQ; this is encoded by the coding sequence ATGCAGTTTGACATCGACATTGAAGTGAGACTTGGCGATTGCCGCAAGTCCCTGTTCTGCCGGAAGGAGGGGCGTGTTTTCGAGCTGAAGACCCGCCTTGCCTGCGATGTCCGCAATCTTGTGCTTGCCGGGCCGTCAGGTTCCGGAAAATCCATTACCCTGCAGGCAGTTGCGGGGCTGGTGCAGCCGGATTCCGGCAGAATAGCCATAGGCAGCCACGTGTTCTATGATTCAGCGCAGGGGATCAATGTGCTGCCGCAGCAGCGTCGCATAGGGTATGTGTTTCAGGATTATGCGCTCTTTCCGCACTGCACGGTGCGGGAAAACGTGGTGTTCGGCATGAAGCGCTGGAGCAAGCGGCTCTCGCGTGAAGAACTGAAGACGGTTGATGAGGTGCTGGACGTGTTCGGGCTTGGCCAGATTGCAAACGCCCGACCTGCTGCCATATCCGGCGGCCAGCGTCAGCGGACGGCTTTGGCCAGAGCCTTGGCCTCCAAACCGGAAGTTCTGCTGCTGGACGAACCGTTTTCGGCGCTGGACCAGCCCCTGCGGCTGCGTATGCGCGAAGAGCTTGCACGTATTCTGAATCACTATTCCATTCCGATGATTCTGGTGACGCACGACATAGACGAAGCCTGCTATTTTGCCGACACCGTTGCCGTGTATGCCGAGGGTGGCGTGCGCGATATTCTGGATGCGGAAGAACTGGCAGGGCGCGGCGAAAATATGGCCGGTTCCGTGGGAACAGTCATCCAGTCTGCCTATAATTTGCAGTAG
- a CDS encoding STAS domain-containing protein encodes MDSLNPIQQGTTLLIQFKGEVTLNTAPDLRTKIESFVERERIEHLVADMQEVTFIDSSGVGMLVALKTKMASKSKSLFILNPSAQVRSTLGLVHLSNFFQILEGDEGILDILPE; translated from the coding sequence ATGGATTCGTTAAACCCGATTCAGCAGGGAACCACCCTGCTGATTCAATTCAAAGGCGAAGTAACGCTTAACACTGCACCAGACCTCCGGACAAAGATCGAGTCGTTCGTCGAACGCGAACGCATTGAGCACCTTGTGGCGGATATGCAGGAAGTCACATTCATAGACAGTTCAGGGGTGGGCATGCTGGTGGCCCTCAAGACGAAGATGGCCAGCAAGAGCAAGTCACTGTTCATCCTCAATCCCTCTGCTCAGGTCCGATCCACGCTCGGGCTTGTTCATCTGAGCAACTTCTTTCAGATACTGGAAGGCGACGAAGGCATTCTAGACATATTGCCGGAATAG
- a CDS encoding ATP-binding protein, with translation MHVYTLTTKAHPDASRALTKGAVAVLKDYIVNEEVLHSLDLLLTEAVANCARHAYRNMEVGKVEIELDIDPGNSVTCKVSDWGMGFSKTGTNIANPSLSQPEAEGGRGLYIIASLATEYFLTEDNGKNTVHAQLTIPRGLWIR, from the coding sequence ATGCATGTGTACACACTCACGACCAAGGCACATCCGGACGCCTCTCGGGCTTTGACCAAAGGGGCTGTTGCGGTACTGAAGGATTACATAGTCAATGAAGAGGTACTGCATTCGCTGGACCTCCTGCTTACCGAAGCTGTTGCGAACTGTGCGCGCCACGCCTATCGCAATATGGAAGTAGGCAAGGTTGAAATTGAACTCGACATTGATCCCGGCAATTCCGTCACATGCAAAGTCTCAGACTGGGGCATGGGGTTTTCCAAAACCGGAACGAATATTGCCAATCCTTCTCTTTCACAACCCGAGGCTGAGGGGGGCCGCGGGTTATACATCATTGCTTCGCTGGCAACGGAGTATTTCCTGACCGAAGACAACGGCAAAAACACGGTGCACGCACAGCTAACCATACCGAGGGGGCTATGGATTCGTTAA
- a CDS encoding FapA family protein has protein sequence MSQILVHYFDPDFDHMHLTPKESVSGKVDHYNLDYVQNVVAGQVLAELVPADAPLRPGVISPRPWAGQPLPVGPNTAVNPKNAGQIIATVNGYVFYHEGVITVKKLLNVRRDVDFHTGNIVFVSDICVHGAIRTGFSVQGRNILVKKNVEGARVEALGSFTAENGIKGGKMARISAKGDIKIPFIENATLIADGDILIDGSCMHTDVWVQKNLVVKGRLQGGTIHANRIVYIQDQLGGGISTMTSIEMGYDPAQMFNLRAADEGIAKLKALIESLEKKCGKHAELKAECEPKLEISRTRLVTLQKRRQALWEQMTSESDLRTCRIIVPGQIRPGVEISIGGVYCVINDFMENVCITCQDNEIVFDSPAMVKK, from the coding sequence ATGTCGCAAATACTGGTTCATTATTTCGACCCTGATTTCGACCACATGCACCTGACTCCCAAGGAGTCGGTCAGCGGTAAGGTTGACCACTACAACCTGGACTATGTGCAGAATGTCGTGGCCGGACAGGTGCTGGCAGAACTGGTGCCCGCGGACGCTCCGCTGCGCCCCGGTGTGATATCTCCCCGCCCCTGGGCGGGACAGCCGCTTCCCGTGGGGCCCAATACAGCGGTCAACCCCAAAAATGCCGGACAAATCATTGCAACCGTGAACGGATATGTCTTCTATCATGAAGGTGTCATTACGGTTAAGAAACTGTTGAACGTTCGCAGAGATGTGGACTTTCACACCGGCAATATCGTATTTGTGAGCGATATCTGCGTGCACGGGGCCATACGAACCGGGTTCAGCGTGCAGGGGCGAAACATTCTGGTAAAGAAGAACGTCGAAGGTGCCCGTGTTGAAGCGCTAGGCAGCTTCACCGCAGAAAACGGCATCAAAGGCGGAAAAATGGCGCGAATTTCGGCAAAGGGAGACATAAAAATCCCCTTCATCGAAAACGCCACACTGATTGCCGACGGCGATATACTCATTGATGGTTCCTGTATGCACACCGACGTGTGGGTTCAGAAAAATCTGGTTGTAAAGGGACGTCTGCAGGGGGGCACTATACACGCAAACCGCATCGTCTACATTCAGGACCAGCTGGGCGGGGGCATAAGCACCATGACCAGCATAGAAATGGGGTACGATCCGGCGCAGATGTTCAACCTGCGCGCTGCCGACGAGGGAATAGCCAAGCTGAAGGCATTGATAGAATCTCTGGAAAAGAAATGCGGCAAACATGCCGAACTGAAGGCGGAATGCGAACCAAAGCTTGAAATATCGCGAACCAGACTCGTCACCCTGCAGAAACGCAGGCAAGCCCTGTGGGAACAGATGACAAGCGAGTCTGACCTGCGCACATGCCGGATAATCGTACCGGGACAGATACGTCCCGGAGTCGAAATAAGTATTGGCGGAGTCTATTGCGTTATTAACGACTTCATGGAAAACGTCTGCATCACTTGTCAGGACAACGAAATAGTATTTGACTCTCCAGCCATGGTCAAAAAGTAG
- the modA gene encoding molybdate ABC transporter substrate-binding protein produces MKRFIFTLVMTLGLVSSAYSAEIMVSAAASLTDAFTEIEARYEKLHPDTDVVMNFAASGPLYKQIEQGAPVDVFASANAKWMDKAVEQGFADKKNVTIFAQNSLVLAVPAGNPAKVGAVKDLSSAPVRMIAVGTPETVPAGQYAKAALVKLGMWDTLAPKFVYGESVRQVLDYLVRGEVDAAFVYGTDAAKGGAAVTTVAEIPLEKPVAYPAAVLNKAPNPSGAASFFSFLNGEEGREVLKKYGFKVQ; encoded by the coding sequence ATGAAACGGTTCATTTTCACACTGGTAATGACGTTGGGTCTGGTCTCTTCCGCATACTCTGCAGAAATCATGGTGTCAGCTGCCGCCAGTTTGACGGATGCTTTTACCGAAATCGAGGCTCGTTACGAAAAGCTGCATCCCGATACGGATGTGGTCATGAACTTTGCCGCTTCCGGCCCCCTGTATAAGCAGATAGAGCAGGGCGCACCTGTTGACGTGTTTGCCTCTGCCAATGCAAAGTGGATGGACAAGGCTGTTGAGCAGGGTTTTGCGGACAAGAAAAACGTGACCATATTTGCCCAGAACAGCTTGGTGCTGGCCGTGCCTGCGGGTAATCCTGCCAAGGTAGGTGCTGTGAAGGATCTGTCTTCTGCTCCGGTGCGCATGATTGCCGTGGGAACACCTGAAACCGTTCCCGCGGGGCAGTATGCCAAGGCCGCTCTGGTAAAGCTCGGCATGTGGGACACGCTTGCCCCCAAGTTTGTGTATGGCGAATCCGTCAGACAGGTTCTGGATTATCTTGTTCGCGGCGAGGTTGATGCCGCCTTTGTATACGGAACCGATGCTGCCAAGGGCGGCGCTGCGGTGACCACGGTTGCGGAAATTCCCCTCGAAAAGCCTGTTGCATACCCTGCAGCCGTATTGAACAAGGCTCCCAATCCGTCCGGTGCGGCTTCCTTCTTCTCTTTCCTGAATGGCGAAGAAGGGCGTGAAGTATTGAAGAAATATGGATTCAAGGTTCAGTAG
- a CDS encoding long-chain-fatty-acid--CoA ligase: MSEQTTSYAFPWLGHYDEGVPASIQYESLPLYAYLDRAAENHPNRTAIVFRNKKISYKKLLIMAETVAANLRRNGVSPGDRVSVMMPNLPQTIVAFWGILKAGAVVVMTNPLYMEKELVHQIEDSGAQHMIALDLVWPKLEKLRDKLPIKKYFITRISESLNFPLNLLYSLKTKRDSSHQHVPFDGKHILPWKVLTEGSDRLSTPVANPTETLALLQYTGGTTGIAKGVMLTHFNLAVNAQQCNAMLKKLASEHHIFLGILPYFHVFGLTVCLVFPTMLASTVIPFPRFVPKDVLDGIQKYKPTIFPGAPSVYIALMQQKEIGNYDLTCIRYCISGSSPMPVEQTKRFAALTGASIIEGFGLTEASPVTHLNPIDSVHKIGSIGVPFPDTEARIVDMEVGSVPLPAGKIGELVIRGPQVMKGYWNRPDETASTLRNGWLYTGDIATMDEDGYFFIVDRKKDMIIVGGYNVYPREIDEVLYEHPKVLEAVTVGVPHPTRGEIIKAYVVPKAGEKLTKGEIIAHCREQLANYKLPKQVEFRDELPKTIVGKVLRRALRAEEVQRISDAAAEVTHEDKASMANFLVTDDMIPEADETPSSETCTCEGASSGRKKQEERKQDACDDADM, from the coding sequence ATGAGCGAGCAGACCACTTCTTACGCATTCCCCTGGCTGGGACACTATGACGAGGGCGTTCCGGCCTCCATCCAGTATGAAAGCCTCCCTCTGTATGCCTATCTCGACAGGGCTGCGGAAAACCATCCCAATCGCACTGCCATTGTTTTCCGCAACAAGAAGATCAGCTACAAGAAACTGCTGATAATGGCAGAAACCGTCGCCGCCAACCTGCGGCGCAACGGAGTTTCTCCCGGCGACAGGGTTTCCGTCATGATGCCCAACCTGCCGCAGACCATTGTGGCCTTCTGGGGAATTCTCAAAGCGGGTGCCGTCGTTGTCATGACCAACCCGCTGTATATGGAAAAGGAGCTTGTCCATCAGATAGAGGATTCCGGCGCTCAGCACATGATAGCGCTCGACCTGGTATGGCCCAAGCTGGAAAAGCTGCGCGACAAGCTGCCCATCAAGAAATATTTCATCACCCGCATTTCAGAGAGTCTTAATTTCCCGCTCAATCTTCTCTACTCGCTGAAAACCAAACGCGACTCTTCGCACCAGCATGTTCCCTTTGACGGCAAGCACATTCTTCCCTGGAAAGTGTTGACTGAAGGAAGCGACAGGTTGAGCACCCCCGTTGCCAACCCCACAGAAACACTGGCGCTTCTTCAGTATACGGGCGGCACAACGGGCATTGCCAAAGGTGTTATGCTCACGCATTTCAACCTTGCCGTTAACGCGCAGCAGTGCAACGCCATGCTTAAAAAGCTGGCCAGCGAGCACCATATTTTCCTCGGAATACTGCCCTATTTTCACGTATTCGGGCTCACGGTCTGTCTTGTCTTTCCTACCATGCTGGCCTCCACGGTCATTCCCTTTCCCCGTTTCGTTCCCAAAGACGTGCTGGACGGCATTCAGAAATACAAGCCCACCATTTTCCCCGGTGCCCCGTCCGTCTACATTGCGCTCATGCAGCAAAAAGAGATCGGCAACTACGACCTCACCTGCATCCGCTACTGTATCTCCGGCTCATCACCCATGCCTGTCGAGCAGACCAAACGCTTTGCCGCTCTTACCGGAGCCAGCATCATAGAAGGCTTCGGCCTGACGGAAGCCTCTCCCGTCACGCACCTCAACCCCATAGACAGCGTGCACAAAATTGGCTCCATCGGTGTTCCATTTCCGGATACCGAGGCACGCATCGTGGATATGGAAGTTGGCTCCGTGCCCCTGCCGGCAGGGAAGATCGGTGAACTCGTCATCCGGGGACCGCAGGTCATGAAAGGCTACTGGAACCGCCCGGACGAAACCGCATCCACCCTGCGCAACGGCTGGCTCTACACCGGCGACATCGCCACCATGGACGAAGACGGCTACTTCTTCATCGTGGACCGCAAGAAGGACATGATCATCGTTGGCGGCTACAACGTGTATCCGCGCGAGATTGACGAAGTGCTCTATGAGCATCCCAAGGTTCTGGAGGCCGTGACCGTAGGCGTGCCTCACCCCACGCGCGGCGAGATCATCAAAGCGTATGTTGTTCCCAAGGCCGGAGAAAAACTGACCAAGGGCGAGATCATAGCCCACTGCCGCGAGCAGCTTGCCAACTACAAACTGCCCAAGCAGGTGGAGTTCCGCGACGAGCTTCCCAAGACCATCGTGGGCAAGGTGCTGCGCAGGGCTCTGCGCGCGGAAGAGGTGCAGCGCATTTCCGATGCAGCCGCGGAAGTAACCCATGAAGACAAGGCCAGCATGGCCAACTTCCTTGTTACAGACGACATGATCCCCGAGGCTGACGAAACGCCATCTTCCGAAACATGCACCTGCGAAGGCGCTTCCTCCGGCCGGAAGAAGCAGGAAGAACGCAAGCAGGATGCCTGTGACGATGCAGACATGTAA